From the genome of Miscanthus floridulus cultivar M001 chromosome 10, ASM1932011v1, whole genome shotgun sequence, one region includes:
- the LOC136490073 gene encoding uncharacterized protein — protein MGIPKFYRWAVMKYPRIVSPAKEEPEGPDGGNGNFIYDNLYLDMNDIIHNCFHPQDRKYTGIHVFPPMTLLEVFESMFGDMDRLFRIVRPRRLLYLAVGGKCIVNIANIPTLNGTNHRVWREKYELELALGEVDFAITSPCPTEPEDPVRGENESGADFAARKRDHTEIRMKYDLEHRQWTLSNRKCLLVAKATIEEQIRGSIPECATAKEYLEKIKSQFTGSTKATTSSLIKKLVNEKFTGGSIREHILKMNTTASKLKEINLKEEDFLIHLIFASLPKEYDTFIVNYNMQPKRWGIERLISMCAQEEERIKSSQGESAHFVKDNKRKNFNGKNSKPQGKPKWDKTSSSSSQGKKP, from the exons ATGGGAATACCTAAATTCTACAGGTGGGCCGTGATGAAATACCCAAGGATCGTCTCCCCCGCGAAGGAAGAACCAGAGGGACCTGATGGTGGCAATGGCAATTTCATCTACGACAACCTCTACCTGGACATGAATGACATCATCCATAATTGCTTCCACCCACAGGACCGGAAGTATACAGGCATACAT GTGTTCCCTCCGATGACGCTCCTCGAGGTGTTCGAGTCCATGTTCGGAGACATGGATCGCTTGTTCCGCATCGTCCGGCCGAGAAGGCTCCTCTACTTGGCAGTAG gaggcaaatgcattgtgaacattgccaatatcccgacactcaatgggaccaatcaccgtgtgtggcgggagaagtatgaattggaacttgcgttgggagaggtcgattttgccatcacctcaccatgtcctactgagccagaggacccggtgagaggtgaaaatgaatctggcgctgatttcgctgctcgaaagcgtgatcatactgaaataagaatgaaatatgaccttgaacataggcaatggactctctccaaccgcaagtgcctgttggtggccaaagccaccatagaagaacagataaggggctcaatccctgaatgtgctactgccaaagaatatcttgagaaaatcaaaagtcagtttactgggtctaccaaggcaacaacaagttcactgattaagaagcttgtgaatgagaaattcactggtggtagcataagagagcacattttgaagatgaacactacggcatctaagctaaaagaaataaatttgaaggaggaggatttcctgattcatttgatttttgcttctttgccaaaagaatatgacacttTTATTGTGAATTACAATATGCAGCCtaaaagatggggcatagaaagactcatctcaatgtgtgctcaagaagaggagaggataaagtcctcacaaggtgaatctgctcattttgtgaaggataacaaaagaaagaactttaatggcaagaattctaaaccacaagggaaacctaagtgggataagacctcttcctccagttcacagggaaagaaaccctag